One part of the uncultured Bacteroides sp. genome encodes these proteins:
- a CDS encoding peptidylprolyl isomerase, translating to MKKLVNFKTLVLLFVLCTSQIKVYAQDNVIDEVVWIVGDEAILKSDVEEERLNAQYNGVKFEGDPYCVIPEQIAIQKLYLHQAAIDSVEVTDSEVMQQVEWQINNIIRQIGSKEKMEEYFNKTYTQIRETMRESAREKLTVERMQKKLVGDIKITPAEVRKYFKELPQDSVPFIATQVEVQIITQQPKIPIAEIDDVKKRLREYSDRITSGDTPFSSLAILYSEDPGSARRGGELGFMGKGELLPEFAAVAFNLNDPKKVSKIVETEYGFHIIQLIEKRGDRINCRHILLKPRVSDKDLQAAMGRLDSVANDIRSSKFTFDQAASVISHDKDTRNNNGLMANSRTSTSKFEMDQLPQEVAKAVDKLNIGEISKAFTMVNDKGKQVCAIVKLKSRIDGHKATITDDYQNLKELVLSKIRAQKLDQWIKDKQKKTYVRINEGWKKCDFKYPGWIK from the coding sequence ATGAAAAAGTTAGTGAACTTTAAAACGCTGGTATTACTCTTCGTCTTGTGCACTTCTCAAATAAAAGTGTATGCTCAAGACAATGTAATTGACGAAGTAGTATGGATTGTAGGTGATGAAGCCATTTTAAAATCGGATGTTGAAGAAGAACGTCTGAATGCACAGTATAATGGAGTCAAGTTTGAAGGTGATCCCTATTGTGTTATTCCGGAGCAAATAGCCATCCAGAAGCTTTATCTTCACCAGGCTGCTATCGATAGTGTTGAAGTTACCGACTCGGAAGTTATGCAACAGGTGGAGTGGCAGATTAACAATATCATTCGCCAGATAGGTTCTAAGGAGAAGATGGAAGAATACTTCAACAAGACCTACACCCAGATCAGAGAGACGATGCGTGAAAGTGCTCGCGAGAAACTGACTGTGGAAAGAATGCAGAAAAAGCTGGTGGGCGATATAAAGATTACTCCTGCTGAAGTAAGAAAGTACTTCAAAGAACTGCCTCAGGACAGTGTCCCGTTTATTGCTACGCAAGTAGAGGTTCAGATTATTACCCAGCAACCGAAGATTCCGATTGCCGAAATTGATGATGTGAAGAAACGACTGCGTGAATATTCAGATCGTATTACTTCAGGAGATACACCTTTCTCTTCTTTAGCTATCCTCTATTCTGAGGATCCGGGAAGTGCACGCCGTGGTGGTGAACTGGGATTCATGGGAAAAGGAGAACTGTTACCTGAATTTGCTGCCGTAGCATTTAACCTGAACGATCCTAAAAAAGTATCTAAGATTGTAGAAACAGAATATGGTTTCCATATTATTCAGCTGATAGAAAAACGTGGCGACCGTATTAATTGCCGTCATATTCTTTTGAAACCGAGAGTGTCAGACAAAGATTTGCAAGCAGCAATGGGTCGTTTAGACTCGGTTGCTAATGATATCCGTAGTAGTAAGTTCACTTTCGATCAGGCTGCTTCTGTAATTTCTCACGATAAGGATACTCGTAATAACAATGGTCTTATGGCAAATTCAAGAACTAGTACTTCTAAATTTGAAATGGATCAGTTGCCACAGGAAGTTGCAAAAGCTGTTGATAAACTTAATATCGGAGAAATTTCTAAAGCATTTACCATGGTAAATGATAAAGGAAAGCAAGTTTGTGCTATTGTTAAACTAAAATCAAGAATAGATGGTCATAAAGCAACTATTACAGATGACTATCAGAACCTGAAAGAACTTGTTCTTAGTAAAATCAGAGCGCAGAAACTTGATCAATGGATTAAAGATAAGCAGAAAAAGACATATGTTCGTATCAATGAAGGATGGAAAAAATGCGACTTTAAGTATCCGGGTTGGATTAAGTAA
- a CDS encoding OstA-like protein, producing MLKNYRRRYSISRHRILLMGVLCLFGVCLIAGNKPAKKNTKQKTKKDMVYILNSDETMGNQLLRPDITVLQGNVKLRHKGMYMYCDSAFLNEKTNSFEAFGKVHMEQGDTLFVYGNYLKYDGFKELANLRENVKLVNRGTTLLTDSLDYDRVLDKAYYFEGGTMLDKENVLTSDWGEYSPSTKNAVFNFDVKLVNPRFTLKTDTLKYNSATGIAHIVGPSKIDSDKNHIVSKRGYYNTRADQAQLVDRSVLTNEDGKRLIGDSIYYDRKKGYGEAFNNVLMSDSVNKNFLKGDYCFYDEIKGNAVATKRALAVDYSQGDSLFVHGDTLKLNTFNIKTDSMYREVRAFNKVRIFRKDIQGVCDSLFFTSKDSCLIMYKDPILWNENNQLLGEEIRIYMNDSTIDWAHIVNQALSIEMKDSIHYNQVTGKDIKAYFLSGELHKVDVIGNVQLVYYPEEKDSTMMGMNVSETSLLNIYLNKKKMEKMVMSPQSNGTLYPMLMIPQDKMRLTNFGWFDFIRPLNKDDIYEWRGKKAGQELKKKGRKSIPLPNHGIVKQ from the coding sequence ATGCTGAAGAATTATAGAAGAAGATATTCAATAAGCAGGCACAGAATACTACTAATGGGTGTTCTGTGCCTGTTTGGTGTTTGTTTGATAGCTGGAAACAAACCTGCTAAAAAAAATACAAAGCAGAAAACCAAGAAAGATATGGTTTATATCCTTAACTCGGATGAAACCATGGGAAACCAATTATTAAGGCCGGACATAACTGTTCTGCAAGGAAATGTAAAGTTGAGACATAAAGGAATGTATATGTACTGTGATAGTGCATTCCTTAATGAAAAGACTAATTCCTTTGAGGCTTTTGGCAAGGTTCATATGGAGCAGGGTGATACCTTGTTTGTTTATGGTAACTATCTGAAATATGATGGTTTCAAAGAACTTGCCAATCTTCGCGAAAATGTTAAGCTGGTGAATCGCGGAACGACTTTGCTCACAGATAGTCTCGACTACGACCGTGTGCTCGACAAAGCTTATTATTTTGAAGGCGGAACCATGTTGGATAAGGAAAATGTACTAACTTCCGATTGGGGAGAATATAGTCCTTCAACAAAGAATGCGGTATTCAACTTTGATGTAAAGTTGGTGAATCCACGTTTTACGCTGAAGACAGATACTTTAAAGTATAATTCGGCTACTGGGATAGCTCATATTGTAGGTCCTTCAAAGATTGACAGTGATAAAAATCACATTGTTTCCAAACGAGGATATTATAATACGCGTGCCGATCAGGCTCAATTGGTAGATCGCTCCGTGCTAACCAATGAAGATGGTAAAAGATTAATTGGCGACAGTATTTACTATGACCGCAAGAAGGGTTATGGTGAAGCTTTCAATAATGTGCTTATGTCCGACTCCGTAAATAAGAACTTCCTGAAAGGAGACTATTGTTTTTACGATGAGATAAAAGGAAATGCCGTTGCTACAAAGCGAGCTCTGGCAGTTGACTACTCGCAGGGAGATAGTTTATTTGTTCACGGAGACACGCTTAAGCTGAATACTTTCAATATTAAAACCGATTCAATGTACAGAGAGGTGAGAGCTTTCAATAAAGTACGTATTTTCCGGAAAGATATTCAGGGAGTTTGCGATTCATTGTTCTTCACTTCAAAAGATTCCTGCCTTATTATGTACAAAGATCCTATTCTTTGGAATGAAAATAACCAGTTACTGGGTGAAGAGATCAGGATTTATATGAACGACAGCACAATAGACTGGGCACATATTGTGAACCAGGCTTTGAGCATTGAAATGAAAGATTCCATTCATTATAACCAGGTAACGGGTAAAGATATCAAGGCCTACTTCCTGAGCGGTGAGCTACATAAAGTAGATGTAATAGGAAATGTTCAACTGGTATATTATCCGGAAGAAAAAGATAGTACAATGATGGGGATGAATGTGTCCGAGACCAGTTTGCTAAATATTTATCTTAATAAGAAGAAGATGGAGAAAATGGTAATGAGTCCTCAGTCAAACGGTACCCTTTACCCCATGTTAATGATTCCACAAGACAAAATGCGATTGACAAACTTCGGTTGGTTCGACTTTATCCGGCCACTCAATAAAGATGACATCTATGAATGGCGAGGCAAAAAAGCCGGGCAGGAATTGAAGAAGAAAGGAAGAAAATCAATACCTTTGCCTAACCATGGAATAGTAAAACAGTAA